A region from the Triticum urartu cultivar G1812 chromosome 1, Tu2.1, whole genome shotgun sequence genome encodes:
- the LOC125508117 gene encoding 1-acyl-sn-glycerol-3-phosphate acyltransferase LPAT1, chloroplastic-like, translating into MGTLVWLRPTAAPAVPAGPSAAHVVAAGGVNARPRRVSVASRCTNPRVLQAGRCRWLVVRSGVTAAAAAADDPEDSSELSDLQVASRIRGVFFYAVTAVAAIFLFIAMVVVHPLVLLFDRHRRRAQHYIAKIWATLTVSMFYKLEVEGMENLPPNSSPAVYVANHQSFLDIYTLLTLGRCFKFISKTSIFMLPVIGWAMYLLGVIPLRRMDSRSQLDCLKRCVDLVKRGASVFFFPEGTRSKDGKLGIFKRGAFSVAAKTGVPVIPITLLGTGKLMPPGMESNLNSGSVQVIIHRPIEGNDAEKLCTDARNVIADTLLLHGYGVH; encoded by the exons ATGGGGACGCTCGTCTGGCTGAGGCCGACCGCGGCCCCGGCCGTCCCCGCCGGTCCCTCCGCCGCGCACG TGGTGGCTGCCGGTGGTGTAAATGCCCGGCCTCGGCGGGTGTCCGTGGCGTCCCGCTGCACGAACCCGCGGGTGCTCCAGGCGGGGAGGTGCCGGTGGCTGGTTGTCAGGTCGGGTGTCACGGCCGCTGCAGCCGCCGCAGATGACCCCGAGGATTCGTCGGAGCTATCAG ATCTGCAAGTGGCTTCGAGGATCAGAGGGGTCTTCTTCTACGCGGTGACTGCTGTTGCGGCGATCTTTTTGTTTATAGCTATGGTTGTGGTTCATCCACTTGTGCTCTTGTTTGACCGCCACCGTAGGAGAGCTCAGCACTATATTGCAAAGATTTGGGCTACTCTGACAGTTTCCATGTTCTACAAGCTTGAAGTTGAGGGAATGGAGAATCTACCTCCCAATAGTAGCCCTGCTGTCTATGTTGCTAACCATCAGAGCTTCTTGGATATCTATACCCTTCTAACTCTAGGAAGGTGCTTCAAATTTATAAGCAAGACCAGTATCTTTATGCTTCCAGTTATTGGTTGGGCAATGTATCTCTTGGGTGTCATTCCTTTACGGCGTATGGACAGCAGGAGCCAGCTG GACTGTCTTAAACGGTGTGTGGATTTGGTGAAAAGGGGGGCGTCTGTATTTTTCTTTCCAGAGGGAACTCGAAGTAAAGATGGAAAGCTAGGTATATTCAAG CGAGGAGCATTTAGTGTCGCAGCGAAGACTGGCGTTCCTGTCATACCTATTACCCTTCTCGGGACAGGGAAATTGATGCCTCCTGGAATGGAAAGCAACCTTAATTCAGGTTCAGTACAAGTCATTATTCACCGTCCAATTGAAGGGAATGATGCAGAGAAATTATGTACCGACGCAAGGAATGTGATAGCAGACACTCTTCTTCTACATGGTTATGGAGTGCACTAA